The following coding sequences are from one Synechococcus sp. HK05 window:
- a CDS encoding DUF2862 domain-containing protein → MSQAAITVGSKVRVTRVRDRIPADLVAALQADATGTVKDFKVTDGKGIGVVVELANGTTTWFFDDEITAA, encoded by the coding sequence ATGTCCCAGGCTGCCATCACCGTCGGCTCGAAGGTGCGGGTCACCCGGGTGCGCGACCGCATTCCTGCCGATCTCGTGGCTGCCCTCCAGGCCGATGCCACCGGCACCGTGAAGGACTTCAAGGTGACCGACGGCAAGGGCATCGGCGTGGTGGTGGAGCTGGCCAACGGCACCACCACCTGGTTCTTCGACGACGAGATCACCGCTGCCTGA
- the chlG gene encoding chlorophyll synthase ChlG: MLGMKGASGTSNIWKIRLQLMKPVTWIPLIWGVLCGAAASGNFHWTMPEVGASIACMLMSGPLLAGYTQTINDYYDREIDAINEPYRPIPSGAIPLWQVKAQIWVLLLAGLGVAYGLDRWAGHATPVLFLLALGGSFVSFIYSAPPLKLKQNGWLGNYALGASYIALPWWAGQALFGQLTWTTALLTLAYSLAGLGIAVVNDFKSVEGDRALGLQSLPVAFGIEKASWISAGMIDVFQLAMVAVLIAIGQHFAAVLLVLLVIPQITFQDIWLLRDPVAFDVKYQASAQPFLVLGMLVTALAIGHSDLVVM; encoded by the coding sequence CTGCTGGGGATGAAAGGTGCGAGCGGCACCTCCAACATTTGGAAGATCCGGCTTCAGCTGATGAAGCCGGTCACCTGGATCCCCTTGATCTGGGGGGTGCTTTGCGGTGCCGCCGCCTCCGGCAACTTCCACTGGACCATGCCTGAGGTGGGCGCCTCGATCGCCTGCATGCTGATGAGCGGTCCGCTGCTAGCCGGCTACACGCAGACCATCAACGACTACTACGACCGCGAGATCGACGCGATCAACGAGCCTTATCGGCCGATTCCCTCCGGCGCCATTCCGCTCTGGCAGGTGAAGGCGCAGATCTGGGTTCTGCTGTTGGCTGGCTTGGGCGTGGCCTACGGCCTCGATCGTTGGGCTGGTCACGCCACCCCGGTGCTGTTCCTGCTGGCGCTCGGTGGCTCCTTCGTGAGCTTCATTTATTCCGCCCCGCCGCTGAAGCTGAAGCAGAACGGCTGGCTGGGCAACTACGCCCTGGGTGCCAGCTATATCGCCTTGCCTTGGTGGGCTGGGCAGGCCCTGTTCGGCCAACTCACCTGGACCACCGCTTTGCTCACCCTGGCCTACTCCCTGGCCGGCCTTGGCATTGCTGTGGTGAACGACTTCAAGAGCGTGGAAGGCGATCGCGCCTTGGGCCTGCAATCGCTGCCTGTGGCGTTCGGCATTGAAAAAGCCAGCTGGATCAGCGCCGGCATGATCGACGTGTTTCAGCTGGCGATGGTGGCCGTGTTGATCGCGATCGGTCAGCATTTCGCGGCGGTACTGCTCGTGCTGCTGGTGATTCCGCAGATCACCTTCCAGGACATCTGGCTGCTCCGCGATCCCGTGGCCTTCGATGTGAAATACCAGGCCAGTGCACAACCCTTCTTGGTGCTCGGCATGTTGGTGAC